One window from the genome of Podospora pseudocomata strain CBS 415.72m chromosome 6, whole genome shotgun sequence encodes:
- a CDS encoding hypothetical protein (COG:B; EggNog:ENOG503NXGW), translating into MDHTLRLDERNNDDKTPLEVAKEMSNLTAVSLLVESGRADVGDMTIDDEPDDEPDEDKLKYCTCNGISYGTMVACDGAECQREWFHLECVGLKHEPKGSAKW; encoded by the exons ATGGATCACACACTCAGATTGGACGAGAGAAATAACGATGACAAGACGCCTCTGGAAGTGGCGAAAGAGATGAGCAACCTCACCGCGGTTTCACTTCTGGTTGAATCTGGTCGCGCTGATGTCGGTGATATGACGATAGACGATGAGCCAGATGATGAGCCAGATGAAGACAAACTAAAGTACTGCACGTGTAACGGTATTAGCTACGGGACAATGGTGGCCTGTGATGGGGCAGAGTGTCAAAGGGAGTGGTTTCACTTGGAATGTGTGGGTTTAAAACACGAGCCTAAGGGCTCCG CGAAATGGTAG
- a CDS encoding hypothetical protein (EggNog:ENOG503PF2H), with product MFLYAKVVLDNLYDQASVADLNDELSEDNFPRQMNAAYDRVAARVLDRSGPKSKTARAILEWLVCSPRPLRWREIQSSFCINLEKQNCDIDRRRVDSCKELCRSLVELNRCEYLKQAASEHEAIVGLVHNTARRWPCFVPNILSSPAFNTRVYPTEKIAASAVTGYYGLFDYAQSYRKEHLRQMTVSKDEVDANIKKRVLDSAQHLFTQGQDSSPNPEQLHDNDNARPTPVTSQNGDSGTANTSPSDDMTLHNAVTTIRHTIENIDQTILTDRERKVLLELNGSGRFKCNRLQCSKFSEGFPERDE from the exons ATGTTTCTTTACGCGAAAGTGGTACTGGACAATCTTTATGACCAGGCATCGGTGGCCGATCTCAATGATGAGCTCTCCGAAGACAACTTTCCGAGGCAAATGAATGCGGCATATGATCGGGTTGCAGCTCGAGTACTTGACCGATCTGGCCCGAAAAGCAAGACAGCTCGAGCCATACTGGAGTGGTTGGTGTGCTCCCCCAGGCCCTTGCGGTGGCGCGAGATTCAGTCAAGCTTTTGCATCAACCTCGAAAAACAAAACTGCGATATTGATCGTCGTCGGGTAGATAGCTGCAAGGAGTTGTGCAGATCACTGGTTGAACTCAACCGCTGCGAGTATCTCAAACAGGCCGCATCGGAACACGAGGCCATAGTCGGTCTGGTACACAACACTGCCCGCAG ATGGCCCTGTTTTGTACCTAATATTCTGTCCTCGCCGGCTTTCAACACCCGCGTTTACCCAACTGAAAAGATCGCGGCTTCAGCGGTAACAGGCTATTACGGACTTTTTGATTACGCGCAATCCTATCGGAAAGAGCATCTACGACAGATGACAGTGTCCAAAGATGAAGTCGATGCCAATATCAAGAAAAGAGTGCTTGATTCTGCACAACACCTTTTCACACAGGGGCAGGATAGCTCTCCAAACCCAGAACAGCTTCATGATAACGATAACGCAAGACCAACACCTGTCACAAGTCAGAACGGCGACTCCGGTACAGCCAACACCAGCCCGTCGGACGACATGACTCTAcacaatgctgtcaccaccatcagacACACAATAGAAAACATTGACCAGACGATCCTCACCGATCGCGAGCGCAAAGTACTCTTGGAGCTCAACGGCTCTGGAAGATTCAAATGCAACAGATTGCAATGCTCCAAGTTTTCTGAGGGGTTTCCCGAGCGAGATGAGTGA
- a CDS encoding hypothetical protein (COG:Z; EggNog:ENOG503NYQ3), which translates to MLRQCNCPLSCFSETRKTEMLRRILSPGWAKRLSRSVTRKILVTESSACLHGFPRQGLDATHSGMNKFQGPKCPNFKLVKDAVRKLAGDASVVLKLRKNSTVKGHWIVRFGRNKEFVGRESILEDLLKRVLPSGDEDDCQRTAIEGLGGVGKTQIALETAYRIRDVQPECSVFWVPAVDTTAFENAYRAIGQQLKVPGIDEEKADVKALIKSVLGRESMGNWLLIIDNADDEKLLFGDTALTDNLPFSRKGSILFTTRNHKLGLRLVESENHIIAVEEMSKDEALKLLGKNLKSSQMSDTRSNNALLEFLTNLPLAIRQASAYMAKEQISTARYLKLCKSSDEDMVKLLSSHFDDRHRYKNIQNAVATTWLISFQQISDHDALAADYLRFLCFLAGKDIPHSLLPPAGTLETVEAIGTLKAYAFISQQNESDSYDIHRLVQISMLSWLDGKGERQEWTAKVLERLNDIFPWPKHENREEWIRYLPHTQHALQLRKKTDDEEATTGLLSKVGESFFNLGKYKEAEQMHRQALQLREKVLGKEHPDTLSSMNNLALVLHSQGKYKEAEQMHRQALQLREKVLGKEHPDTLSSMDNLASVLDSQGKYEEAEQMHRQALQLREKVLGKEHPDTLSSMNNLALVLGSQGKYEEAEQMHRQALQLREKVLGKEHPDTLSSMNNLALVLDSQGRYEEAEQMHRQALQLREKVSKIR; encoded by the exons ATGCTAAGGCAGTGCAACTGCCCCCTGAGTTGCTTTTCCGAGACTAGGAAGACGGAGATGTTAAGACGCATCCTATCGCCGGGGTGGGCGAAGCGCCTGTCAAGGAGTGTTACCCGCAAGATT CTTGTGACGGAGTCTTCGGCCTGCCTGCATGGTTTCCCTCGCCAAGGCTTGGATGCGACCCATTCAGGGATGAATAAATTCCAAGGTCCAAAATGTCCCAACTTTAAATTAGTTAAAGATGCGGTCAGGAAACTCGCTGGAGACGCATCGGTTGTTTTAAAACTGCGGAAGAACT CTACCGTGAAGGGACACTGGATCGTCCGGTTCGGACGTAATAAGGAATTCGTCGGGCGTGAATCAATTCTCGAAGATCTTCTAAAGAGGGTTCTTCCTAGtggagacgaagatgacTGCCAACGGACCGCCATCGAAGGtctggggggggttggaaagacGCAGATCGCGCTGGAGACCGCTTATCGCATTCGCGACGTGCAGCCGGAATGCTCGGTCTTTTGGGTTCCCGCTGTAGATACCACCGCTTTCGAGAATGCATACCGCGCTATCGGCCAGCAGCTCAAGGTACCGGGAatcgacgaagaaaaagcagatgTTAAGGCACTTATTAAGTCCGTATTGGGCCGCGAGAGTATGGGTAACTGGCTTTTGATTATCGacaacgccgacgatgaaAAGCTACTCTTTGGGGATACCGCCCTTACCGACAATCTTCCATTCAGCCGGAAAGGATCTATTCTTTTCACAACCCGAAACCACAAACTTGGATTAAGGCTGGTCGAGTCTGAAAATCATATTATCgcagttgaagaaatgaGCAAAGACGAGGCCCTTAAGCTATTAGGGAAAAACCTAAAAAGTTCCCAGATGAGCGACACAAGAAGTAACAATGCGTTGCTGGAGTTTCTTActaacctccctctggcAATACGGCAAGCGTCTGCTTATatggccaaggagcagatcTCGACTGCGCGGTACCTCAAGCTGTGCAAgtccagtgatgaggatatggttAAGTTGTTGAGTAGtcactttgacgaccgaCACCGATATAAGAACATTCAAAATGCTGTCGCCACAACTTGGCTGATTTCGTTCCAGCAAATCTCAGATCACGACGCGCTGGCAGCTGACTACCTTAGATTTCTGTGCTTTTTAGCCGGGAAGGATATTCCGCACTCcctgttgccgccggcggggaCGCTAGAGACTGTTGAAGCAATCGGGACCCTGAAGGCGTATGCATTTATCTCCCAACAAAATGAGTCGGATAGCTACGATATCCATCGGCTAGTTCAGATATCGATGCTGAGCTGGTtagatggaaagggagagcgaCAAGAATGGACGGCCAAAGTATTAGAACGGCTTAACGATATATTTCCTTGGCCCAAACACGAAAACCGAGAAGAGTGGATAAGGTATCTTCCTCATACGCAACATGCTCTTCAACTACGGAAGAAGacagatgacgaggaagcgaCAACAGGTCTTCTTTCCAAAGTGGGTGAGAGCTTTTTCAATTTAGGGAAGTataaggaggccgagcagatgcatcggcaggcgctgcagctacgggagaaggtgttgggcaaggagcatcccgacacgcttagtagcatgaacaaccttgctcTTGTGCTtcatagccaggggaagtataaggaggccgagcaaatgcatcggcaggcgctgcagctacgggagaaggtgttgggcaaggagcatcccgacacgcttAGTAGCATggacaaccttgcgagtgtacttgatagccaggggaagtatgaggaggccgagcagatgcatcggcaggcgctgcagctacggGAGAAagtgttgggcaaggagcatcccgacacgcttagtagcatgaacaaccttgcgcttgtgcttggtagccaggggaagtatgaggaggccgagcagatgcatcgtcaggcgctgcagctacgcgagaaggtgttgggcaaggagcatcccgacacgcttagtagcatgaacaaccttgcgcttgtacttgatagccaggggaggtatgaggaggccgagcagatgcatcgtcaggcgctgcagctacggGAGAAGGTGTCGAAGATCAGATAA